In Deltaproteobacteria bacterium, the sequence ATACCTTCCGCCGTACCATAGAGCGGGCCGGTCTCAACCGGTATATGTTTGAGATGGCCAATATCAGGGAACACTGTTCTTGGATCGGAGAGGACAAAGAGGCCAACACCCGCAAGGCCATCGAGTTGGTGAGGATGGCTGTGGCCAAAGTAGCCAACAATGTTCATCTCCACCCCTCCTATTTCGATGTGAATAAACGGGTACTGGTGATCGGCGCCGGCGTGGCAGGGATGCAGGCTGCCCTGGACTGTGCTGAGGGTGGGTTGGATGTGGTTCTGGTGGAAAAGAAGAGCAGCATTGGGGGAAGGATGGCCCAGCTGGACAAGACCTTCCCCACGGTGGACTGCTCCATCTGCATTTTGGGGCCCAAGATGGTCGACGTGGGCCAACATGACAAGATTAAACTCTACACCTATTCAGAGATCGAGGATATCTCCGGATATGTGGGCAACTACACGGTCAAGATCAGGCGCAAGGCCACCTACGTGGACTGGGCAAAGTGCACGGGCTGTGGTCTCTGCATGGAGAAGTGCCCCAGCAAGAAGGCCTTTGATTACCACAATGAAGGTGTCGCCTATACCACAGCTATTAACATCCCCTTCCCCCAGGCCATTCCGAAGAAGGCAAGGATAGACCCAAAATACTGCCGCCAGTTCACCAAGGGCAAGTGTGGAGTCTGCGCCAAGGTCTGCCCTGTGGGGGCCATAAACTATGAAATGGAGGATGAGATTATCACCGAGGAGGTCGGGGCTATTATCGTCGCCACGGGATATGGCCTTATGAATATAGAGGAATTGGGAGAGTATGGTGCAGGGAGATACCCCGATGTGATCACCGGCATCCAGTATGAGCGGTTGTTGAACGCATCCGGCCCTACCCAGGGGCACATCGTGCGCCCCTCCGATGGTGAGGAGCCGAAGCGAATTGTCTTCATCTCCTGCGCCGGTTCCCGCGATCTCTCCTTGGGCCGTCCCTACTGTTCCAACTTCTGCTGCATGTATATTGCAAAACAGGCCATTCTGACGAGAGATCACATCCCCAACTCCGATGTCTATGTCTTTTATATAGACATCCGGGCGCCAGGGAAGGGATATGAAGAGTTTGTCCGCAGGGCACAAGAGGAGTACGGGGCCCAGTATATCAGGGGACGGGTCTCACGTGTTTATCCTAGAGGTAGACACATGATAGTGAAGGGTGTTGATACCCTCTTGGGGACCCAGGTGGAGGTTGATGCAGACCTCGTGGTCCTGGCGACAGCAGCAACATGTGCACCCGGGGCCGAGGAGCTGGCCGAAAAGTTGAGGATTTCTTATGATGGGTATGGCTTCTATATAGAGAGTCACCCCAAGTTGAGGCCGGTGGAGACCAACACCTCAGGGATTTTCCTTGCCGGGGCGTGTCAAGGGCCCAAGGACATCCCCGCCTCGGTGGGGCAGGGAAGTGCTGCGGCCAGCAAGGTTCTTGCCCTCTTTTCCAAAGATAAGCTGGAGTCTGATCCCCAGATTGCCCAGGTGGACGAAAGCAGGTGCATCGGTTGCCTCAAGTGTGCCGAGACGTGTCCCTTTGGTGCCATTGAGGAAAGAGAGCTTCGGGACGGAAGAATAGTGGCCCGTGTCATCGAGACGGTCTGCCAGGGTTGTGGTCTGTGTACAGCAACCTGTCCGCCTGGGGCGATCCAGTTACAGCAGTTCACCGATAATCAGATTATCGCGGAGGTGGAGGCGTTATGTCAGGCGTGGAAGGAAAGGAGCTCAGGGTAGTCGGGTTCCTCTGTAACTGGTGTTCCTATGGGGGTGCTGACACCGCCGGTGTCTCACGTTTCAAACAACCAACCGATCTCAGGATCATCCGTGTCCCCTGTTCTGGGAGGGTGGATCCCCTCTTGGTGGTCAAGGCCTTCATGAGCGGGGCTGATGGAGTCCTGGTGTCGGGATGTCATCCGCGCGACTGCCATTATGCTGAGGGAAATTTTTATGCCCGACGCCGGCTCGAGGTGCTCAAACGATTTCTTCCATTTATGGGGGTCGAGCCAGGCAGATTTGAATACACCTGGGTTTCTGCCTCCGAAGGGGCCCGTTGGCAAAAGGTCGTAACCAACTTCACTGAGCAGATCCACAATCTAGGTCCACTTCATCATTTTGGTGAAGGAGATGGAAGTGGAGGCGATAGGTAAACTAAGAGAAGACATTCAAAAAGAGTTGGAGGACGTTGAATTCATTATTGGTTGGGAGCAAGGGTTCGATGCCTTACACGCGACCCCTCTTTTTATCCGCTCTCAGGAGGACATAGATCGACTGATCTGGAATCCACTCTGTGTTCACAACCTTGCGTCCTATTTGCCACAATTAAAGGGACGAAAGGTGGGAGTCCTGCTCAAGGGATGCGACAGTCGCTCCGTGATCCAGCTCCTTCAGGAAGGGCTTATCCAAAGAGAAGAGATAGTAATTTTCGGGATATCGTGTCCAGGGGTGGTGGATCTGTCCAAGATCAGGGCCCGGATGAATGTCTCCCAGGTGAAGAGGGTATCTTTTGCGGAGGGGAACGTCACCATTGAAACCCCCCAAGGGCGGGAGGAATTCCCCCTGGACGAGGTCCTGGCGACAAAGTGCCTCTCCTGTCAGTATCCGACTCCCTTAATCTACGACCACCTAGCTGGAGAGGCCTTATCCCCCCAGAGGCCGGCAGACCTCCTCTATAAGGAGGTAGAGGAGATAGAAAAGTTAGACGTCAAAGAGCGTCTGGCGCACTGGGAGCGAGAACTGAATCGATGCATCCGTTGCTATGCCTGTCGTAACGCGTGCCCGCTG encodes:
- a CDS encoding 4Fe-4S dicluster domain-containing protein; translated protein: MEAIGKLREDIQKELEDVEFIIGWEQGFDALHATPLFIRSQEDIDRLIWNPLCVHNLASYLPQLKGRKVGVLLKGCDSRSVIQLLQEGLIQREEIVIFGISCPGVVDLSKIRARMNVSQVKRVSFAEGNVTIETPQGREEFPLDEVLATKCLSCQYPTPLIYDHLAGEALSPQRPADLLYKEVEEIEKLDVKERLAHWERELNRCIRCYACRNACPLCVCQDYCAADSRNPHWLSQRAGIGEKVMWHIMHALHVAGRCTDCGECERACPMDIPIQRIRKKINKEIKALFDYEAGVNTEDTPPLYTFQMEESTIREKDW
- a CDS encoding hydrogenase iron-sulfur subunit translates to MSGVEGKELRVVGFLCNWCSYGGADTAGVSRFKQPTDLRIIRVPCSGRVDPLLVVKAFMSGADGVLVSGCHPRDCHYAEGNFYARRRLEVLKRFLPFMGVEPGRFEYTWVSASEGARWQKVVTNFTEQIHNLGPLHHFGEGDGSGGDR
- a CDS encoding CoB--CoM heterodisulfide reductase iron-sulfur subunit A family protein, which codes for MRIGVFVCHCGTNIGGTVDSHQVAEEAKQFPHVAYSTDYLYTCSEPGQQEIQQAIKEHNLDGVVVAACSPIMHENTFRRTIERAGLNRYMFEMANIREHCSWIGEDKEANTRKAIELVRMAVAKVANNVHLHPSYFDVNKRVLVIGAGVAGMQAALDCAEGGLDVVLVEKKSSIGGRMAQLDKTFPTVDCSICILGPKMVDVGQHDKIKLYTYSEIEDISGYVGNYTVKIRRKATYVDWAKCTGCGLCMEKCPSKKAFDYHNEGVAYTTAINIPFPQAIPKKARIDPKYCRQFTKGKCGVCAKVCPVGAINYEMEDEIITEEVGAIIVATGYGLMNIEELGEYGAGRYPDVITGIQYERLLNASGPTQGHIVRPSDGEEPKRIVFISCAGSRDLSLGRPYCSNFCCMYIAKQAILTRDHIPNSDVYVFYIDIRAPGKGYEEFVRRAQEEYGAQYIRGRVSRVYPRGRHMIVKGVDTLLGTQVEVDADLVVLATAATCAPGAEELAEKLRISYDGYGFYIESHPKLRPVETNTSGIFLAGACQGPKDIPASVGQGSAAASKVLALFSKDKLESDPQIAQVDESRCIGCLKCAETCPFGAIEERELRDGRIVARVIETVCQGCGLCTATCPPGAIQLQQFTDNQIIAEVEALCQAWKERSSG